Proteins from one Prinia subflava isolate CZ2003 ecotype Zambia chromosome 22, Cam_Psub_1.2, whole genome shotgun sequence genomic window:
- the FXYD6 gene encoding FXYD domain-containing ion transport regulator 6 isoform X2 — MEAALIFLCSLLVPAAVADVATQEKEEEDPFNYDYQSLRIGGLVFAVVLFTVGILLILSRRCRCSFKQKPRAPGEEEAQAENLITSNATAAQKAEN, encoded by the exons ATGGAGGCAGCGCTCATcttcctgtgctccctgctggtGCCAGCGGCCGTGGCAGACG TGGCCacccaggagaaggaggaggaggatccCTTTAACTATG ATTACCAGAGCCTGAGGATCGGGGGGCTGGTGTTCGCCGTGGTCCTGTTCACCGTGGGCATTCTCCTCATCCTCA GCAGGAGGTGCAGGTGCAGTTTCAAGCAGAAGCCCAG GgctccaggggaggaggaggctcaGGCAGAGAACCTGATCACCTCGAATG caaCGGCggcacagaaagcagagaacTGA
- the FXYD2 gene encoding sodium/potassium-transporting ATPase subunit gamma, with protein sequence MRFVSQLMRFPVGAHSQSEAPAGRHAEAMGDEQVPEQGQDRFSYDYDTIRNGGLIFAVVAFVIGLLIILSQRFHCGGRKKRRQGNDEEL encoded by the exons ATGAGGTTTGTCTCCCAATTAATGCGCTTTCCCGTGGGTGCCCACTCGCAGAGCGAGGCGCCCGCCGGACGACACGCCGAGGCCATGGGTGACG aGCAAGTGCCCgagcagggccaggacaggTTCAGCTACG acTATGACACCATCCGCAACGGGGGGCTGATCTTCGCCGTCGTGGCTTTTGTGATCGGGCTCCTCATCATCCTCA GCCAGCGGTTCCACTGCggagggaggaagaagaggag GCAAGGGAACGATGAGGAGCTGTAG
- the FXYD6 gene encoding FXYD domain-containing ion transport regulator 6 isoform X1 — MGEAAMEAALIFLCSLLVPAAVADVATQEKEEEDPFNYDYQSLRIGGLVFAVVLFTVGILLILSRRCRCSFKQKPRAPGEEEAQAENLITSNATAAQKAEN; from the exons CGGCCATGGAGGCAGCGCTCATcttcctgtgctccctgctggtGCCAGCGGCCGTGGCAGACG TGGCCacccaggagaaggaggaggaggatccCTTTAACTATG ATTACCAGAGCCTGAGGATCGGGGGGCTGGTGTTCGCCGTGGTCCTGTTCACCGTGGGCATTCTCCTCATCCTCA GCAGGAGGTGCAGGTGCAGTTTCAAGCAGAAGCCCAG GgctccaggggaggaggaggctcaGGCAGAGAACCTGATCACCTCGAATG caaCGGCggcacagaaagcagagaacTGA